The Nitrospira sp. sequence GCTGTCCGGCTCAGTGAGCGCCGGGACAGGGGTTTCCACAGGACAAGCCACCATTCCATTAAACGGAGCTGGAACCAGTACTTCTGTCTCCATCACGGTGACCGCTGCGAATGGCAGTTCGAAGACCTATTCCATCACCGTAAATCGTGCGGCCAATGGAGACGAGGACAATAATGGCGGCAACCGGGGGAACGGGAGTAACAGAGGAAATGGAGGAAACAATGGGAATGGAGGAAATAACGGAAATGGAAACAACAAAAATAAGGAAGATGACTAATGCAACTTGCTACGCATATATCCGACCAGCTCGGGCCATACACTCATGAGACTCTTCTCCCATTAACACGTTTCTTTCCATTTTCTGTAACAACGATCAGCAGGCATACGTACTGACATGGGTCGGTCTTCATCACCGTGACCACCTACGAAGCCGCTTTGATATAGGATGCTCGTTTCCAACCTGACCGCAGCCTGCCCTTTACCAAGACTTTGAGGCGCTGGAGCTCTTCAACCACGCGCTCCCACTCCTCTAATTTGTTCAAATCATCTTGGCAACTGGTGTCTGCGAGCCAGACTTGGAACAGGGCAAGGTTTGCGATCTGCTCCTGGTTTGTCGGTTGTGCAAGGATAGAGGGATCGTTATTGATGAGTCCTCTGAGATGGGGGCAAAGACTTCCGAGTTCTGCGAGCTCACACGAACAGCTCACAATGAGCTCTTTCTCCGTCCATTCTGCGTTCACCTCAGAGGGAAAATGCGAGGAGAACTCATCGACGCAATACAGGGACAGTTCCTGTTCATTCACAATTGCCGCTCGCTCTCTGCCAGGCGGTCATCTATTACAAGTGTTTATAAGGCAGTCTAAGAATTGGACGGGTTGTACATCACGATATAGCTATCGTGCAAGAGAAAGCGAACGCATGCAGCACTATGATCCCCTCGTTTGTTTAGTAACGCTCATGAGCGCTAGGTCTTGTAGTGCGCATATACACGCAATAAGTGAGAGAATTGTGCGGCGCATAAATTAGGGGTATTACTAGTTCGGAAGATGAGCTTCCCAATGCATAAGTAAGACATTCATCTTGAAATGCGTCCATATTGACCGCCAGCCCTATTGCAGCCAGAGCAGCCGCGATAAGCGACGCCATGGATGCGCTCTTAAACTGGATCCCAGCATATGGCTATCCTGCCCTCTTCATCTTGCTCATGCTTGGCCTTGTGGGGTTGCCAATTCCAGATGAAACCTTGCTCACCTTTTCTGGGTACCTCATTTTCACAAATCAGTTCGCGCCGATGCCAACAATGGCCGCTGCGTTTCTCGGAAGCATCTGCGGAATCACCATCAGCTACCTCATCGGTCGTTGTCTGGGGTTGTATGTCGTCCACACGGTTGGCCGGAGATTGAGAATTGGGCCTGACGACTTGGACAAAGTCAGCGCCTGGTATGTGCGGTGGGGGAAATATGCTCTCTTCTTCGGCTACTTCGTGCCGGGCGTTCGACATCTCGTGGCCCTCGTGGCGGGATCATCGAATTTGCCGTTGGTGATTTTTATGCCCTTCGCCTATGCGGGAGCACTCATACGGTCGGTGACGTTTCTCGGGTTGGGCTATGGGTTAGGGGAAACATGGGCGCAGGCGTCCGCCACCGTTCAACAAGGTCTCGCGGTCGCTGGTGGTATTGTATTGGTGGTTCTCATCGGACTCCTCGTCGTTCGGATGAGAAAAGAACACATCCATGATGGCCATGATTGAGTCTCGTATACCTCTCTGGATGAGTGTTTGCTAGGAAATTGGCGCGTGGAGCATTGCCAGGGAGAGAGTGAGGATGAATTCTTGTGCATCAGCGCGACATGTAAGGCAGGGACAACCTCGTCTCGGTCCCCCAGGTTCTGGGGATAACCATGTGCACAAGCTAGGGCTTGCGGGAGAATCTCCACGGATGGAGCTCTTGTCTGGCACCTTGCTCAAGTTTTAGGCAACTGTAACTAACCGTGCAACCCCCCAACTAATTGGAAAGGACCGGGCACAACTATTTTCTATAGACACACTTGCTGACTGATTCAAATGATTATAACGATGTCACGAAGCAAGCTGATTGTCCTTAGTCCTCCACCCTCAGGTGGGACAGATTTCGAATCTCATTATCCTTGCTTATCTTGCCCCCTCAGTTCCCATCTCAAGTATTGAGTAGGCCCGAGCTCAATAGGGGTTGCGCCTAGTTGTCGCGATAATTCACTTTTTGTACGGTCAACTCTAGTAAACAAAGCAATCAAGCCCTGGCTCGAAATGAAAGGTGGTTTTCCGAGTTTTCAGCCGCTTTGAACCCACTGGAGGACGGAACCATGCAGGACTTGAGAAAATGTTGGATCGAGTTGAGGAATCCACATCAACACGCGGATGGGACCTGGAGCTGCGGGTATGTGCTTTTTAAATTCGGTGCAACACACTGGAGGTTCAATAAAGGGCCCTGACGGCAGCTTCGCGTCACGAGAAGAGGCTGCTGCGGCAGCCCAGCTTGAGGCAAAACGCATCGTCAGTTCGCTCGGGCTACCTGCACTGCCACGGAAGCGTTTAAGTACATTCAGTGGTCGTAGTCCTGTATCGTTGAAACAAGTCATGGGTGGATGAGGCTCTTGCAAGGACCGCAGCTTGCTGCTGAATGCCTGAGGCGGATACGTTCAGGTTTTCTGTTGTGTAGAACTCGATGGGGTCCCCGTCTTTGACGGTGACCCCTCAGCTCCTGAGTGCATTCTATTCGAAACCTCTGGGTGGAGGTTCGAGAACAAATTTACTAGAGGTGTCTATCCGGCGGCGCAGTCGCGATTGTAGGAGAAGGGAGTCGGAGGTTAAAGCCCATTGGTGTGTCTATCCAGTGGCTCAATACGATGAAACGATAAATAGCCGCTGGCCCAACCGAAGGTTGGGATGGAGCTGGCGAGAGGAATCGAACCTCCAACCTGCGGTTTACAAAATCTCTTAGATCCTTCCTCAGACAACCTAAGCCCACAACAAACAACAAACCAGGACTTCACCGACATGGGGGAAGATGGGGCTTGTTTGTCCTGTCCTGGTAGCAACGTGGTAGCAGATTGAGGCACGAGGTATATAAGTAGAGGCTGTCTCACTGATCCTCCTACAACTCACCCTCAAATAGTTAGTGACTGTCACCAGCCGTGATCGGCAGACCCCCCACCGGCTTAGGCAACGGTCCCATATTGGCTTTGTATCACCAGGACAAGAATGGAGGGCGGAAATGCAAAGTCTAAATAGCATTCGATTATCTAGAGCAAAGACCGGCATGCGACGGGGAACTTCCCGGCCATAGAAACGAGATAGTATTGAATGATCTCTCGCTCATCCGTCGTCAGTTCCTCTGGTAACACGCCATCTCCCAGCAGATGCTCCGAGGCGTACACAAATAAATTCACTTCCTGGCGAATAAAATCCATGGAGCCATCGCTTTCTGAGACATAACGGATACCCTTCTGCTTGTCAGGGTATCCTGCCCCTTCGTGATAGGGTCTGTATAATGCCACTATGCGCATCTACTAACGGACTTCCTCAATTATCACGTTGCAGCGTCGTCGCATGGCCTTGGTCCGTGACATAGGCTTTGACCACGTCCCCTGTCTTCACCATATCCAACTTGGTACTCTTGTCGACGTGAATCTTTTGCAGCCCACTATCGGTCTGGATGAAGTAATACTGACCTTCTTTTTTCATTAAGGTTCCGAGGATCGTATCTATTGTCAGACGCTCTTTGATGGTAGGACTGGCCTCTTTCATGGTATCGGCTGCGTAAATTACACCGATTCCAGAACCCAATAGTCCGACTGTGAGTATTGAGAGTAGTACTGTTTTCATAAAACCTCCCATGTCAGCCGTGAATCATTGAAACAGTGTTGCACCGGATAGACACATCGAATACTGGGCAATCGCCTTGAGGGATGTTCCTGGGTGCTACGTCGACAAGAGGAGCGTACCGTAGGAATAGAGAGAAGACCTTTCTGGATCTTCGCATAAGAGGAGATTGCGATGGTTAGAGGGGATCTAACAGTTATTTATCGCTGGGAGGTGTGTACCGCCCGCTCGTCGTCAGGCGAACAAGTTACAAATATGCTTGAAAGAACTCTCTCATCAGTTAACCACAAAAGGAGGATCGAACATGCAAGTCATGTCCAAGACAATAGGAGCGACATTGCTGGCAGTTCTGTTCTGCATAGGTTTTCCCACAATCGCACTCTCCGTAGATCGGGAAGTCTATGACAAACCGAATGTGCAGACGGGCAACATCATTAAAGGTAAGGTCATGAGTGTGAATCCGGACGCGAAGGCTGCACAGACGTGGCATGTGGGGGTGAAGGATAACGACACCGGCCAGGTGGTTGTGCTGCATGTCGATAAGACGACAACGAGGAAGGACATCATGCTCAGCCCCGATGTAGGAGCAAATGTGGTCGCGAAGTACAATGAGCAAAATCATGCCATTTCGTTTCTGACAGATCAAAGCATGAGCCACTGACATCCCTACGATGAGCATGGTGCGGCTTCGATGGAGAAGCAAGCGACGATGGGCGGACAAGACACTAGGCCGTTCAAATAAAATAACCTAGAAAAGGAGACGGGTGCCTTATCGAAAGACCCGAGTGAGTTAAAAGAAATGGTTGGGACCACCGATGCGGCTGCGAAGGAGGATGTGGCGCGCGGTTCAGGGTTTGTCGTTGGCGGAGCGGATTGCAACTTCAGACCAGGAGATCAGGTGCGTATTGAAGGATCTGATATGGGCACGGCGACAACGATTAAACAAGTGTCACACGCTTCTGGAGGATGAGTGCTGATCTGCAGCGATCTTCTCACCTTCCGTTACTCCTGGATGCTGGGTCAGCAGCAAGCATATGAGCCGGTTGGTGGGACAAGGTAACTGTTCCACCTATGTGTTTTCCGAGTATGGACCCGCCGTGTTCTTGGCTACGATCAAGCAAGAAATATCGAGCTGCAGGTCGGCCAACAGACGAGAAGGAGGCCCAACATGAAAAGCCGCTGTACAGAACGCCTGCACATGAAGATATGTGGAGTATCCCTTCCTATCATGGTGGGACTTGTGTGGCTGGTGCTACCGAATTGGGTGTTCGCTGAAGGGGAACAGAAACCTACGTCCTCGAAACCGTCGGTGGAGAAACAAGCGACGGACATGACAGGCGGACAACCAGGGCTGGTTGAGGAATATGATGTGGTTCCAGTCCCACGAGGGGCCTTAGTTGATGACAAGGGTATCGCGCTTGATCAGGTGGTCAAAAACTCCAAAGGCGAGACGCTGGGAACCATCGAAAAGCTGATGAAGGATACCAAGACCGGCAAGATCGAATACGCGGTACTCCAAGTCGATGGCACCCAACACCAATTACCTCTGAAATGGAGCCAATTCAAGGTCACCGGTGGACAGCTGACCCTCAATGCCACGAAAGAGGAACTGCAACCTTCGACCAACGCGGCACAGGCTAAAGACAAGTCTCCGGACGTTTCCACCTATATGGAGGAGATCGACAAGGTTCGGCGTGAACCGAAGCCGCAAGGCATGCCTTCCGATGTAGGAGGCAGGACGGGCGAAGCAACTCTGCGAGGAGCAGGCAACCGGCAAGATGCAGGCGCGACCAACCCTGGGGTAGGACCGGCAGTGGGGAGCGACTTTGGCACGGAGGCGGGAATCGGGAGCACCGGTTCAACGGGCAGTACAGGCTCTTCGGGCGGCGCAGGATATGGTGGTGGGAAAGGATCATCGGATGGGTCGGGAGGCGGCGGAAAGTAGGCGTGTCGCCTTGAGAGATCGGCGGGGCTGCTCGATTCTCCGATTTTGTTAGCGCTAATAAGAAGGAGGTATCTCATGGTTACCATCCTGTTAATTATTTTCGTGCTGGTCTTTATAGGGGCCTTGCCGACATGGCCTTATAGCGCGAATTGGGGCTACTACCCGAGTGGAGGATTTGGCCTCGCTGCGCTGGTGATCTTGATCCTCCTCTTGATGGGACCGGCTTAATTGATCTGAGGTCCTGCTTGGTAGGGCTCGGCTGATTTTGGTCTCGATTCAGAAGACGATCGATACCTGCAGTACGGTATTTCGAGCAAGCAGAAACGCTCGCAGCTGCACCGCTCAGTTGATTGGGATGTTGCCCAGTATAGAACTCCGTGGTTGTGTCGCTAAGATTGTGCGGAGCCGATGCACAGAGTGGAAAGGTAAAACCGCACTAGGAGGAAGCATCGGCATCACACTTTTGGTTCATGCTTAACACAGAAGGAGGATCGTAAGATGCGCAATAGAAACAGAAATCATGACGATGAGGGGGAGGTGACAGGATGGTCCGCTTTTGTGGCTGGCGCATTGATTGGGGCCGGGGTGGCCCTGCTATTTGCGCCTCAAACGGGCCCAGAGTTGCGGGGCAGGTTGCGCGACTATGCCGATCGCGCAAAGGACGATTTACTGGATAAGGCGGAAGAGACATGGGATGCCGAGGTGGAACGCGGTAAGGAATATTATGACAAGGGAGAAGAGGTCCTCCGTGATGTTGGCGAGTCGGCCCAGGACTATGCACGAGAAGGACAGGAGAGGATGAAGGATGTCAGTCGGTCGGCTCAGGAATTTGCCAAACAAACACAACACATGGTCCGTGAGCCGGGGCGGTCAGCATTGTAATACGTGCAGAAGAGTGAGGACGATGGAGAGGATAGCCTAGAAATATGAGCGAGAAGGAGAGTGGCCTCAACTTTATCTTAGAAGAGTACGCCGCCGCACTAGAGGAGTGGATGCGAGTCCATGGTCCGTATGCCATGCACAAAGAACTCCATCTCGATGTGGACATAACCGAAGGCGGGTTTTGGCGGGCTGGTTACCTTCAAGCGCTTCATGACTTGCAATCCCTCATTCGGGATCGCGACCCAATCGACACCTGTACCCATCAGGACAATTCTCATGTGTTCCACTAGGCCGTCATGTCAAGCTGATAGATGAGCAAGGATATCGTCCATTTCCAATGGCACCTGACACCCAGAGGATGGGTTCGGGGAGACTGGTCTGCCAACGAACCGCTTGAATCCAGGACGCCCCCTCCGGCTGATCGAGTTGAAACGTGGGTAACCACGGAAACCACGTATGATATGCAGTTCGCAAAAGCGCACAAGGAATGGACGCTGACGTGGGCGTCACCTGAGCAAAATGAGGAAGAACGAACAGCTTTACGGTCAACTATCCGTATACCCGCGGCAGAGTCTGAGAATCCAAGTATAAAAGCCTGGGACTTCCCGCTGAACGAGTTGTGAGCCTGCTCACCGAGCGAGCCCCTCTTCAATCTGCACACCTTCTATCGCATAGGCTTTGGTCGCATGTCCGCTCTCCAGCTCTCTTCTTAACAATGCTATGTCATTTCCTAGTACGACGGTTAGGCGAACTGTCATACGTTGAGGCATGTAATCCGAC is a genomic window containing:
- a CDS encoding DedA family protein; its protein translation is MDALLNWIPAYGYPALFILLMLGLVGLPIPDETLLTFSGYLIFTNQFAPMPTMAAAFLGSICGITISYLIGRCLGLYVVHTVGRRLRIGPDDLDKVSAWYVRWGKYALFFGYFVPGVRHLVALVAGSSNLPLVIFMPFAYAGALIRSVTFLGLGYGLGETWAQASATVQQGLAVAGGIVLVVLIGLLVVRMRKEHIHDGHD
- a CDS encoding PRC-barrel domain-containing protein, whose protein sequence is MKSRCTERLHMKICGVSLPIMVGLVWLVLPNWVFAEGEQKPTSSKPSVEKQATDMTGGQPGLVEEYDVVPVPRGALVDDKGIALDQVVKNSKGETLGTIEKLMKDTKTGKIEYAVLQVDGTQHQLPLKWSQFKVTGGQLTLNATKEELQPSTNAAQAKDKSPDVSTYMEEIDKVRREPKPQGMPSDVGGRTGEATLRGAGNRQDAGATNPGVGPAVGSDFGTEAGIGSTGSTGSTGSSGGAGYGGGKGSSDGSGGGGK
- a CDS encoding DUF3309 domain-containing protein; its protein translation is MVTILLIIFVLVFIGALPTWPYSANWGYYPSGGFGLAALVILILLLMGPA
- a CDS encoding YtxH domain-containing protein gives rise to the protein MRNRNRNHDDEGEVTGWSAFVAGALIGAGVALLFAPQTGPELRGRLRDYADRAKDDLLDKAEETWDAEVERGKEYYDKGEEVLRDVGESAQDYAREGQERMKDVSRSAQEFAKQTQHMVREPGRSAL